One window of Leopardus geoffroyi isolate Oge1 chromosome B3, O.geoffroyi_Oge1_pat1.0, whole genome shotgun sequence genomic DNA carries:
- the ELL3 gene encoding RNA polymerase II elongation factor ELL3 isoform X3, giving the protein MKVRPVIAFQGNRGYLRFPGPGWSCLYSFIVSQCGQEGPGGLDLVYQRLGRSGPNHLHCLGPLRERLTIWAAMDSIPAPSSVQRHNLTDSARDPESWQNIGDYSEEDTVSQPQMVLKEVPDPLASSQRQSLPGSSEEHMAQWEVRNQTHLPNREPDQALPSSASQKHSDKKRPAPATTRKLKEKRLRTLPLAPSPLQALPSEDLQEGDWEQEDKDEDMGSRLEHSPSVQADSESPSPEEVPDYLLQYTAIHSAEQQHAYEQDFEMDYTEYRILHARVGAASQRFRELGAEIKRVQQGTPEHKVLEEKIVQEYKKFRKRYPGYREEKRRCEYLHQKLSHIKGLILEFEEKNRGS; this is encoded by the exons atgaag GTTCGGCCAGTGATCGCTTTCCAAGGCAACCGAGGG TATCTAAGGTTCCCAGGACCTGGCTGGTCCTGCCTCTACTCCTTCATAGTGTCCCAGTGTGGCCAAGAGGGCCCTGGTGGCTTGGACCTTGTGTACCAACGCTTAGGCAG ATCTGGGCCTAACCACCTCCACTGCCTGGGCCCACTCAGGGAACGCCTCACTATTTGGGCAGCCATGGATTCCATCCCTGCCCCATCTTCAGTTCAGAGACACAATCTAACTGACAGTGCCAGAGATCCTGAGAGTTGGCAGAACATAGGAGACTATTCTGAGGAAGACACAGTTTCACAGCCACAAATGGTACTAAAAGAG GTGCCAGATCCCCTGGCAAGCAGCCAAAGACAGTCACTCCCAGGATCCTCAGAGGAACACATGGCACAGTGGGAAGTGAG AAACCAGACCCATCTTCCAAACAGAGAACCTGATCAGGCACTGCCTTCCTCAGCTAGCCAGAAACATTCAGACAAG AAGCGTCCAGCACCTGCAACCactagaaaactaaaagaaaagaggCTCAGAACCCTGCCTTTAGCTCCAAGTCCCCTACAAGCACTGCCCAGTGAGGACCTGCAAGAGGGAGATTGGGAGCAAGAAGATAAAGATGAAGACATGGGCTCCAGGCTGGAACACAGTCCCTCAGTTCAAGCAG ATTCTGAATCCCCAAGCCCTGAAGAAGTACCAGATTATCTCCT GCAATACACAGCCATCCACAGTGCAGAGCAGCAACATGCTTATGAGCAGGACTTTGAGATGGATTATACTGAATACCGCATCCTCCATGCTCGTGTTGGGGCTGCAAGCCAAAGGTTCAGAGAGCTGGGAGCGGAGATCAAGAGAGTTCAGCAAGGAACTCCAGAACATAAG gtGCTGGAAGAAAAAATAGTCCAGGAATATAAGAAGTTCAGGAAG CGGTATCCAGGTTACAGGGAAGAAAAGCGTCGCTGTGAGTACCTGCATCAGAAATTGTCCCACATTAAAGGTCTCATCCTGGagtttgaggaaaaaaacaggGGCAGCTGA
- the ELL3 gene encoding RNA polymerase II elongation factor ELL3 isoform X2 — translation MEAPQELLSGKLQLCFTPAAGTSLLMLRLNDAALRALQECRRQQVRPVIAFQGNRGYLRFPGPGWSCLYSFIVSQCGQEGPGGLDLVYQRLGRSGPNHLHCLGPLRERLTIWAAMDSIPAPSSVQRHNLTDSARDPESWQNIGDYSEEDTVSQPQMVLKEVPDPLASSQRQSLPGSSEEHMAQWEVRNQTHLPNREPDQALPSSASQKHSDKKRPAPATTRKLKEKRLRTLPLAPSPLQALPSEDLQEGDWEQEDKDEDMGSRLEHSPSVQADSESPSPEEVPDYLLQYTAIHSAEQQHAYEQDFEMDYTEYRILHARVGAASQRFRELGAEIKRVQQGTPEHKVLEEKIVQEYKKFRKRYPGYREEKRR, via the exons ATGGAGGCACCCCAGGAGCTTCTGAGTGGGAAGCTCCAACTCTGCTTCACCCCCGCTGCCGGGACCAGCCTCCTGATGCTCAGGCTGAACGACGCGGCGTTGCGGGCGCTGCAAGAGTGTCGGCGGCAACAG GTTCGGCCAGTGATCGCTTTCCAAGGCAACCGAGGG TATCTAAGGTTCCCAGGACCTGGCTGGTCCTGCCTCTACTCCTTCATAGTGTCCCAGTGTGGCCAAGAGGGCCCTGGTGGCTTGGACCTTGTGTACCAACGCTTAGGCAG ATCTGGGCCTAACCACCTCCACTGCCTGGGCCCACTCAGGGAACGCCTCACTATTTGGGCAGCCATGGATTCCATCCCTGCCCCATCTTCAGTTCAGAGACACAATCTAACTGACAGTGCCAGAGATCCTGAGAGTTGGCAGAACATAGGAGACTATTCTGAGGAAGACACAGTTTCACAGCCACAAATGGTACTAAAAGAG GTGCCAGATCCCCTGGCAAGCAGCCAAAGACAGTCACTCCCAGGATCCTCAGAGGAACACATGGCACAGTGGGAAGTGAG AAACCAGACCCATCTTCCAAACAGAGAACCTGATCAGGCACTGCCTTCCTCAGCTAGCCAGAAACATTCAGACAAG AAGCGTCCAGCACCTGCAACCactagaaaactaaaagaaaagaggCTCAGAACCCTGCCTTTAGCTCCAAGTCCCCTACAAGCACTGCCCAGTGAGGACCTGCAAGAGGGAGATTGGGAGCAAGAAGATAAAGATGAAGACATGGGCTCCAGGCTGGAACACAGTCCCTCAGTTCAAGCAG ATTCTGAATCCCCAAGCCCTGAAGAAGTACCAGATTATCTCCT GCAATACACAGCCATCCACAGTGCAGAGCAGCAACATGCTTATGAGCAGGACTTTGAGATGGATTATACTGAATACCGCATCCTCCATGCTCGTGTTGGGGCTGCAAGCCAAAGGTTCAGAGAGCTGGGAGCGGAGATCAAGAGAGTTCAGCAAGGAACTCCAGAACATAAG gtGCTGGAAGAAAAAATAGTCCAGGAATATAAGAAGTTCAGGAAG CGGTATCCAGGTTACAGGGAAGAAAAGCGTCGCT AA
- the ELL3 gene encoding RNA polymerase II elongation factor ELL3 isoform X1, whose amino-acid sequence MEAPQELLSGKLQLCFTPAAGTSLLMLRLNDAALRALQECRRQQVRPVIAFQGNRGYLRFPGPGWSCLYSFIVSQCGQEGPGGLDLVYQRLGRSGPNHLHCLGPLRERLTIWAAMDSIPAPSSVQRHNLTDSARDPESWQNIGDYSEEDTVSQPQMVLKEVPDPLASSQRQSLPGSSEEHMAQWEVRNQTHLPNREPDQALPSSASQKHSDKKRPAPATTRKLKEKRLRTLPLAPSPLQALPSEDLQEGDWEQEDKDEDMGSRLEHSPSVQADSESPSPEEVPDYLLQYTAIHSAEQQHAYEQDFEMDYTEYRILHARVGAASQRFRELGAEIKRVQQGTPEHKVLEEKIVQEYKKFRKRYPGYREEKRRCEYLHQKLSHIKGLILEFEEKNRGS is encoded by the exons ATGGAGGCACCCCAGGAGCTTCTGAGTGGGAAGCTCCAACTCTGCTTCACCCCCGCTGCCGGGACCAGCCTCCTGATGCTCAGGCTGAACGACGCGGCGTTGCGGGCGCTGCAAGAGTGTCGGCGGCAACAG GTTCGGCCAGTGATCGCTTTCCAAGGCAACCGAGGG TATCTAAGGTTCCCAGGACCTGGCTGGTCCTGCCTCTACTCCTTCATAGTGTCCCAGTGTGGCCAAGAGGGCCCTGGTGGCTTGGACCTTGTGTACCAACGCTTAGGCAG ATCTGGGCCTAACCACCTCCACTGCCTGGGCCCACTCAGGGAACGCCTCACTATTTGGGCAGCCATGGATTCCATCCCTGCCCCATCTTCAGTTCAGAGACACAATCTAACTGACAGTGCCAGAGATCCTGAGAGTTGGCAGAACATAGGAGACTATTCTGAGGAAGACACAGTTTCACAGCCACAAATGGTACTAAAAGAG GTGCCAGATCCCCTGGCAAGCAGCCAAAGACAGTCACTCCCAGGATCCTCAGAGGAACACATGGCACAGTGGGAAGTGAG AAACCAGACCCATCTTCCAAACAGAGAACCTGATCAGGCACTGCCTTCCTCAGCTAGCCAGAAACATTCAGACAAG AAGCGTCCAGCACCTGCAACCactagaaaactaaaagaaaagaggCTCAGAACCCTGCCTTTAGCTCCAAGTCCCCTACAAGCACTGCCCAGTGAGGACCTGCAAGAGGGAGATTGGGAGCAAGAAGATAAAGATGAAGACATGGGCTCCAGGCTGGAACACAGTCCCTCAGTTCAAGCAG ATTCTGAATCCCCAAGCCCTGAAGAAGTACCAGATTATCTCCT GCAATACACAGCCATCCACAGTGCAGAGCAGCAACATGCTTATGAGCAGGACTTTGAGATGGATTATACTGAATACCGCATCCTCCATGCTCGTGTTGGGGCTGCAAGCCAAAGGTTCAGAGAGCTGGGAGCGGAGATCAAGAGAGTTCAGCAAGGAACTCCAGAACATAAG gtGCTGGAAGAAAAAATAGTCCAGGAATATAAGAAGTTCAGGAAG CGGTATCCAGGTTACAGGGAAGAAAAGCGTCGCTGTGAGTACCTGCATCAGAAATTGTCCCACATTAAAGGTCTCATCCTGGagtttgaggaaaaaaacaggGGCAGCTGA